A window from Oscillatoria sp. FACHB-1406 encodes these proteins:
- a CDS encoding class I SAM-dependent methyltransferase has translation MDKAGKKYWDDCWSNSDLPKPIDPYDRNWNNYVNRQFHEYFSKLFTSLGAGDKKLLEIGCARSAWLPYYRREFGYSITGIDYSEIGCEASRQILTSAGVEGEVICANFFTPPDNLVDFFDIVVSFGVVEHFDKTSDCLSAFSRFLHKSGIIITIVPNLSGIIGYLQKLINEEVYKIHIPLNREELRRFHQEAGFSISHCDYFLATNFGVLNGEQMDEKSCSTKLKQKFQVNLSRFSKLLNVVDEKIISLPKSQFLSPYIICTAKKLC, from the coding sequence ATGGACAAAGCTGGAAAAAAATACTGGGATGATTGTTGGTCAAATAGCGATCTGCCGAAGCCGATAGATCCCTACGATCGAAATTGGAACAACTATGTTAATAGACAGTTTCATGAGTATTTCTCAAAATTATTTACCAGTTTGGGAGCAGGGGATAAAAAGCTCCTCGAAATCGGTTGTGCGAGATCGGCTTGGCTGCCTTATTACCGTCGCGAGTTTGGCTACAGTATCACTGGGATAGACTATTCTGAAATTGGTTGCGAAGCAAGTCGTCAAATTCTAACGAGTGCTGGAGTAGAAGGGGAGGTCATCTGTGCTAATTTCTTTACACCCCCTGATAATTTAGTCGATTTTTTTGACATTGTAGTGTCTTTTGGAGTAGTCGAACATTTTGATAAAACTTCGGATTGCCTTTCAGCTTTTTCCAGATTTTTACATAAAAGTGGAATTATCATAACGATCGTACCTAATTTATCTGGAATTATCGGATATTTACAAAAACTCATAAATGAAGAAGTGTATAAAATACATATACCTCTTAATCGAGAAGAACTAAGACGATTTCATCAAGAAGCTGGCTTTTCTATAAGCCACTGCGATTATTTTCTAGCAACAAACTTTGGAGTTCTTAATGGAGAACAAATGGATGAAAAATCATGTTCTACCAAGCTTAAGCAAAAGTTTCAGGTTAATTTAAGTCGATTTTCTAAATTGCTAAATGTTGTAGATGAAAAAATCATTTCTCTGCCCAAGAGTCAATTCTTATCCCCCTACATTATTTGTACAGCCAAAAAGTTATGTTAA
- a CDS encoding glycosyltransferase encodes MKKLVFLLRSLNIGGAERQLINLAKSLPLNDFDVTVVEFYSGGELEQEIIESEVKLVSLNKLGRWDVVGFFYRLFQCLKQIKPDILHGYLGVPNICTACLKPLFISTRIVWGVRASNVDFNHYNWLSDLVFKLECLLSRYADLIIVNSNAGHKYHRKHGFPKEKMTVIPNGIDTEKFKPDRIARQRIRAEWGLTNEITLIGLVGRLDPMKDHPNFLKAAALLLQSRSDVKFVCVGSGEDNYTKELYHLASTLNIEQQVIWAGKREDMVAVYNAIDILASSSSCGEGFPNVIGEAMACGVPCIVTDVGDSAWIVGDTGIVVPAKNPESLKIAMEKLIGSDRNNIYKQEEIRQRIIENFSLLNLVTKTKSVLLNL; translated from the coding sequence ATGAAAAAACTTGTCTTTTTACTACGATCTTTGAATATCGGTGGAGCGGAACGTCAGTTAATTAATTTAGCTAAGTCTCTTCCTTTGAATGATTTTGATGTTACAGTTGTTGAATTTTATTCGGGTGGGGAGTTAGAGCAAGAAATAATAGAAAGTGAAGTTAAGCTTGTTTCTTTAAACAAGTTAGGGCGATGGGATGTTGTTGGTTTTTTCTATAGGCTATTTCAGTGTTTAAAGCAAATTAAACCAGATATATTGCATGGGTACTTAGGTGTACCTAATATCTGTACGGCTTGCTTAAAACCTTTATTTATCTCCACTCGTATTGTCTGGGGAGTTCGAGCATCTAATGTAGATTTTAATCATTATAACTGGTTATCTGATCTAGTATTTAAGCTTGAATGTTTGCTATCTCGTTACGCCGATCTAATTATTGTTAACTCAAATGCAGGTCATAAGTATCACCGAAAGCATGGCTTTCCAAAGGAAAAAATGACTGTTATTCCCAACGGCATTGATACTGAAAAGTTCAAGCCCGATCGCATAGCTAGGCAACGTATAAGAGCAGAATGGGGACTTACTAATGAGATTACTTTAATTGGTTTAGTAGGGCGACTAGATCCAATGAAGGATCATCCAAATTTTTTAAAGGCTGCCGCTCTTCTGTTGCAGTCGCGTTCGGATGTAAAATTTGTCTGCGTGGGTTCTGGAGAAGATAATTATACAAAAGAGCTTTATCACTTAGCTTCCACTCTTAACATCGAGCAACAAGTAATTTGGGCAGGAAAACGAGAAGATATGGTAGCTGTTTACAACGCTATAGATATTTTAGCTTCTTCTTCTTCTTGTGGAGAAGGATTTCCGAATGTTATTGGCGAAGCGATGGCTTGTGGAGTTCCCTGTATCGTGACTGATGTAGGAGATTCTGCTTGGATTGTTGGGGACACAGGTATAGTCGTACCCGCGAAAAATCCTGAATCTTTGAAAATAGCTATGGAAAAGTTAATAGGGAGCGATCGCAATAACATATACAAACAGGAAGAAATTCGTCAGCGAATAATAGAAAATTTTTCACTACTAAATTTAGTGACAAAAACCAAGTCTGTTTTGCTGAACCTGTAA
- a CDS encoding glycosyltransferase: MKIFHIITGLKVGGAEMMLLKLLERRSPKVKAKVISLTHTDSIGKRINDLGIPVVALEMRPGTLNPFALLGLVRLLQKERPDIIHTWMYHADLLGGLAARWAGIPSIIWNIRSSDLSRERNKATTRLVVALCAKLSVLIPNRIQCCSNVAKDIHLSWGYDRDKFIITPNGFDLERFVPDSHARLAVRQELAVGVDTPLVGLIARFDPQKNHSGFFEAAGYLHKKRPDVHFLLAGDKIDTKNPAIIAAIERAGVSDVTHLLGLREDIPRIMASLDVLASSSYGEAFPNVLGEAMACGVPCAVTDVGDSAYIVGNTGKVVGSGDMKALAEALESFLDLPSEEREQIGQQARHRIQENFDISRVVKLYEALYEEVYAS; encoded by the coding sequence ATGAAAATATTTCATATCATAACGGGTCTGAAAGTGGGAGGCGCAGAAATGATGCTTCTTAAGCTTTTGGAGAGGCGCTCGCCAAAAGTCAAAGCTAAAGTCATTTCTCTAACTCACACTGACTCTATTGGAAAACGCATTAATGACTTAGGAATTCCTGTAGTCGCATTAGAGATGCGTCCTGGTACTCTCAATCCATTTGCCTTACTTGGGTTGGTGCGATTACTACAAAAAGAGCGACCAGATATAATTCATACCTGGATGTATCATGCAGACTTACTAGGGGGACTTGCTGCGCGATGGGCTGGAATTCCATCTATCATTTGGAATATTCGTAGTAGCGATCTATCAAGGGAAAGAAATAAAGCTACGACTCGTTTAGTTGTAGCTTTATGTGCGAAGTTGTCTGTTCTAATACCCAATCGCATTCAGTGCTGCTCTAATGTAGCGAAAGATATACATTTATCCTGGGGCTACGATCGCGATAAATTTATTATTACCCCCAATGGCTTTGACCTAGAGCGTTTTGTACCAGATTCTCATGCGCGTCTAGCGGTACGTCAAGAGCTAGCTGTAGGAGTAGATACACCTTTAGTCGGTTTAATAGCTCGGTTCGATCCCCAAAAAAATCATAGCGGTTTTTTTGAAGCAGCTGGCTATTTACATAAAAAGAGACCGGATGTTCATTTCTTGTTAGCAGGCGATAAGATCGATACGAAAAATCCAGCTATCATAGCGGCTATCGAGCGAGCGGGAGTTAGCGATGTCACTCATTTACTAGGGCTGCGTGAAGATATCCCTCGTATCATGGCATCTCTTGATGTTTTAGCCTCTTCTTCTTACGGGGAAGCCTTTCCTAACGTATTAGGTGAAGCAATGGCTTGTGGGGTTCCTTGTGCTGTTACAGATGTCGGGGACTCAGCCTATATTGTTGGCAATACAGGAAAGGTTGTTGGGTCAGGCGATATGAAAGCTCTCGCTGAAGCACTAGAATCTTTCCTCGATCTTCCCAGCGAGGAACGCGAGCAGATCGGGCAACAAGCCCGCCATCGGATTCAAGAGAACTTTGACATTTCTCGCGTTGTTAAACTGTATGAAGCTTTGTACGAGGAAGTTTACGCAAGTTAA
- a CDS encoding lipid II flippase MurJ, translated as MRTSKIINYWDAFKNKSTNRKIFAAAVVVAAMTILVNFASICKQLTLAWKFGRGDDIDAFLIAFILPSFLVNVIGGSLNAAFIPTYIQVRQQEGVVSAQKLFSTVSASSLILLTLANLLTVTTAPFYLKLLGSNFSPEKLHLTFQLLCIVSPLIIFSGIITIWSAVLNSGERFALAAFTPAITPIVSIVFLIAFPFLGIYGLALSLPLGTVLEIIALGKALQKQGISFIPQLRYWGVHLNQVASQYIPMIAGAFLLSSTSLIDRAMAAMLEPGSVAALDYGNRLIALPLGLATTALSTAFVPYCSQMVAQGNWFGAIDTTKKYIFLSFALSIPLTILLVIFSVPLVELVFQRGAFTARDTRIVAQIQSCYALQIPFYISGIVLVRLISSLKSNHILMYGALISLVVNCLLNYIFAEVIGVKGIALSTSCVYVISFIYLLFYSVRTLKNYVAG; from the coding sequence TTGAGAACTTCAAAAATTATTAACTATTGGGATGCTTTTAAAAATAAGTCTACCAATCGTAAAATATTTGCTGCTGCTGTAGTCGTTGCTGCTATGACCATACTCGTCAACTTTGCGAGTATCTGTAAGCAACTTACGCTCGCTTGGAAATTTGGTAGAGGAGACGATATTGATGCTTTTCTGATCGCATTTATTCTCCCTTCTTTTCTCGTTAACGTTATAGGAGGTTCTTTGAATGCAGCTTTTATTCCAACTTATATTCAGGTTCGACAGCAAGAAGGAGTAGTCTCTGCTCAGAAGCTATTTTCTACCGTTTCCGCCTCAAGTTTGATTTTATTAACTTTGGCTAATCTCCTCACCGTTACTACTGCTCCTTTTTATTTAAAGCTTTTGGGGAGTAACTTTAGTCCTGAAAAACTCCATCTTACTTTTCAACTACTGTGCATAGTTAGCCCTCTTATAATCTTCAGTGGAATTATTACAATTTGGAGTGCTGTACTAAATTCAGGAGAGCGATTTGCCCTGGCGGCTTTCACTCCAGCCATTACTCCTATTGTCTCAATTGTTTTCCTTATCGCTTTCCCATTTCTTGGAATTTATGGGCTTGCTCTGAGTTTACCTCTAGGAACAGTATTAGAAATAATAGCTTTGGGAAAAGCATTACAGAAGCAAGGTATTTCATTTATTCCTCAACTCCGTTACTGGGGAGTGCATCTCAATCAAGTAGCCAGTCAATATATTCCTATGATTGCTGGCGCTTTTTTATTAAGCAGTACAAGTTTAATAGATCGCGCAATGGCAGCGATGCTGGAGCCAGGTAGTGTAGCAGCTTTAGATTATGGAAACCGTTTAATTGCTTTGCCGCTTGGGTTAGCTACTACAGCGTTAAGTACAGCTTTTGTTCCTTATTGTTCTCAGATGGTCGCACAAGGAAATTGGTTTGGTGCAATTGATACAACTAAAAAATATATTTTCCTGTCTTTCGCGCTCTCTATCCCCCTTACAATTCTTCTTGTTATCTTTTCTGTTCCCCTAGTAGAATTAGTATTTCAAAGAGGAGCTTTCACTGCTCGCGATACTCGGATAGTGGCACAAATACAATCATGCTATGCACTTCAAATTCCTTTTTATATCAGTGGAATTGTCTTAGTCAGGTTGATTTCTTCCTTAAAATCAAACCATATTTTAATGTATGGAGCCTTGATTAGCTTAGTTGTAAACTGTTTATTGAATTACATTTTCGCAGAAGTTATCGGAGTCAAAGGTATTGCGCTTTCTACAAGTTGCGTATACGTCATATCTTTTATTTATCTTCTGTTCTATAGTGTTAGAACTTTAAAGAACTACGTGGCGGGATAA
- a CDS encoding O-antigen ligase family protein, with protein MMISTLALSRKDSFLDFYQIVLAIIAILLFFTNLDLYLYIAGIIPYPPTILIFGYALFSLPVVFSKYSSLPRYFIFWAIAFISISSLSLLIFDNSRVSYPIAFQEFRLRILSTIFLGLMIVVFSKDGVIQKWVKKAILLAVILAVFNNIYDFFHPFVFCSCNLGRPAGLYINPNQSGYSLVLGMIFSIGVVKPKYRFYFWLFVGIGLILTLSRSAIIGYLFVTLLLAKEKKLVIYWKSTLVLISLLLITYLIFYLGNLGSNGIKLTEVGNINSFYDYSISVRMEWLNNPFLLDESDSLRSRVIELGWIMFLQHPLFGNGLGSTLDWQEIVSTHNMYLYYMVDHGIIGIFIFPILIWVVTKHARGEARFIGLLFTTLMLFLGLFSHNLLTERYVLIGFALMSAMNSNSHRTISKHLYR; from the coding sequence ATGATGATTAGCACTCTCGCTCTTAGTCGAAAGGATAGTTTTCTTGACTTTTATCAAATTGTCTTGGCTATAATTGCCATTTTATTGTTCTTTACTAACTTAGATTTGTACTTGTATATAGCTGGCATAATTCCCTACCCGCCGACAATTTTAATTTTTGGATATGCTTTATTTTCTCTTCCGGTAGTTTTCTCTAAATATTCCTCCTTGCCTCGGTATTTTATATTTTGGGCTATTGCGTTTATTTCGATCTCAAGTCTGTCTCTACTAATATTTGATAATAGTAGGGTAAGTTATCCGATTGCTTTTCAAGAATTCAGATTGAGAATACTATCAACTATTTTTTTGGGACTGATGATCGTTGTCTTTTCTAAAGACGGTGTAATTCAGAAATGGGTAAAAAAAGCTATTTTATTAGCGGTCATATTAGCAGTATTTAATAATATCTATGATTTTTTTCATCCTTTTGTTTTTTGCTCGTGTAATCTTGGTCGCCCCGCAGGATTATATATTAACCCTAATCAATCAGGATATTCTCTAGTTTTAGGGATGATTTTCAGCATTGGTGTAGTTAAGCCAAAATACCGTTTTTATTTTTGGCTTTTTGTCGGCATTGGCTTAATACTTACTCTTTCTCGATCGGCGATAATTGGCTACTTATTTGTGACTTTACTACTAGCAAAGGAAAAAAAACTTGTAATTTATTGGAAGTCAACATTGGTTTTGATTTCATTGCTACTTATAACTTATCTTATTTTTTACTTAGGGAATTTAGGGAGTAATGGGATAAAGCTGACCGAAGTAGGGAATATAAATTCTTTTTATGATTACTCGATTTCTGTAAGAATGGAATGGCTTAATAATCCATTTTTACTCGATGAGTCTGACTCTTTACGATCGAGAGTGATTGAGTTAGGATGGATAATGTTTTTACAACATCCATTGTTCGGTAATGGCTTAGGTTCTACCTTGGATTGGCAAGAAATAGTATCGACCCATAATATGTACTTGTATTACATGGTGGATCACGGAATTATTGGCATCTTTATTTTTCCGATTTTGATATGGGTTGTAACAAAACACGCTCGTGGAGAGGCTAGATTTATAGGCTTGCTGTTTACGACTTTGATGCTATTCTTGGGATTGTTTAGTCATAATTTACTGACAGAACGTTATGTCTTAATTGGGTTTGCATTAATGTCAGCAATGAATTCTAACAGTCACAGAACAATATCCAAACATCTATACAGATGA
- the asnB gene encoding asparagine synthase (glutamine-hydrolyzing) — MCGLTGYWSQAGNLENLEAIACKMSNTIIHRGPDSKGTWVDPTTGIALGHRRLAIVDLSPEGHQPMHSANDRYILVFNGEIYNFRDLQQQLLAFGHSFRGHSDTEVMLAAFCQWGIEPAVQKFVGMFAFALWDRQERVLHLGRDRLGEKPLYYGWMGDTFLFGSELKALKAHPHWQGKIDRDVLTLLLRHNYIPAPYSIYQNIYKLPPGTLLTLPTANPSARPTPKPYWSMQSVVESGRDNPFQGSEREAVAQLDSLLRDAISQQIVADVPLGAFLSGGVDSSTVVALMQAQSSRPVKTFTIGFHEAAYNEANDAKVVARHLGTDHTELYVTPEEALAVIPKLPALYDEPFSDSSQIPTFLVSQLARQHVTVSLSGDGGDELFGGYNRYFLANRIWKQVGWLPQNLKSTIARGLTLRSPEAWNKTFEQLAPILPKSLRQRLPGDKLHKLAAVLAVDSPEALYTNLVSHWSNPAALVLGASEPPTALTDSTHWANLPDFTQQMMYLDAVTYLPGDILTKVDRAAMGVSLETRVPFLDHRVVEFTSTLPLALKIRQSQSKWLLRQVLYQYVPPKLIERPKMGFGIPLDRWLRNELRDWAEDLLSEQRLEQEGFFNPQPIRQKWQEHLSGTRNWQYHLWDVLMFQSWLEAQ, encoded by the coding sequence ATGTGCGGTCTTACAGGTTATTGGAGTCAAGCAGGCAATCTAGAAAATTTAGAAGCGATTGCCTGCAAAATGTCGAATACTATTATCCATCGCGGCCCTGACAGCAAAGGGACTTGGGTAGACCCCACAACAGGTATCGCTCTCGGACATCGCCGCCTCGCTATTGTTGACCTTTCCCCCGAAGGTCATCAACCCATGCACTCCGCCAACGATCGCTATATCCTCGTTTTCAATGGCGAAATCTATAACTTCCGAGACCTCCAACAACAACTCCTCGCCTTCGGTCATTCCTTTCGCGGTCACTCCGACACCGAAGTGATGCTCGCTGCCTTCTGTCAGTGGGGAATCGAACCGGCAGTACAGAAATTTGTGGGGATGTTCGCTTTTGCGCTTTGGGATAGACAAGAGCGAGTTTTACATTTAGGGCGGGATAGGCTCGGCGAAAAGCCGCTCTACTATGGCTGGATGGGGGATACTTTTCTCTTTGGTTCCGAACTCAAAGCCCTCAAAGCGCATCCCCATTGGCAAGGCAAAATCGATCGCGATGTCCTGACACTCCTCCTACGTCATAACTACATTCCCGCTCCCTACTCTATTTATCAAAACATTTACAAACTTCCCCCCGGAACGCTCCTCACTCTCCCGACAGCAAACCCCAGCGCTCGCCCCACGCCTAAACCCTACTGGTCGATGCAGTCCGTCGTAGAATCGGGACGAGATAACCCTTTTCAGGGCAGCGAAAGAGAAGCCGTTGCCCAACTCGATAGCCTTCTCCGCGATGCCATCAGCCAGCAGATAGTTGCTGATGTTCCTTTGGGGGCGTTTCTCTCCGGCGGTGTTGACTCCTCAACCGTGGTTGCCCTCATGCAGGCGCAAAGCAGCCGCCCCGTCAAAACCTTTACCATTGGTTTTCACGAAGCTGCTTATAACGAAGCTAACGATGCCAAAGTCGTGGCTAGACATTTAGGAACCGATCATACAGAACTCTATGTGACCCCAGAAGAAGCCCTCGCGGTTATCCCCAAACTACCCGCGCTTTATGACGAACCATTCTCCGACTCGTCGCAAATTCCTACTTTTCTGGTCTCCCAACTCGCTCGCCAGCACGTTACTGTCAGTCTATCGGGCGACGGTGGCGACGAACTCTTTGGCGGCTATAACCGCTATTTCTTAGCTAATCGAATTTGGAAGCAGGTTGGTTGGCTTCCCCAAAACCTAAAAAGTACAATTGCCCGAGGTCTTACCCTTCGTTCTCCCGAAGCTTGGAACAAAACCTTCGAGCAACTTGCTCCTATCCTGCCTAAAAGCCTCCGACAACGCCTTCCTGGAGACAAACTTCATAAACTCGCTGCTGTGTTAGCAGTTGATAGCCCAGAAGCACTATATACTAATTTGGTTTCCCACTGGTCAAACCCCGCTGCCCTTGTCCTCGGTGCATCCGAACCGCCAACGGCACTCACCGACTCCACTCACTGGGCAAACTTGCCGGACTTTACCCAACAGATGATGTATCTTGATGCCGTAACCTACCTTCCAGGCGATATTCTCACGAAAGTAGATCGGGCGGCGATGGGAGTCAGTCTGGAAACCCGCGTTCCCTTTCTCGACCATCGGGTTGTAGAATTTACCAGTACCTTACCGCTCGCGCTCAAAATTCGTCAGAGTCAAAGTAAATGGCTGTTGCGTCAAGTGTTATACCAATATGTCCCTCCGAAGCTCATCGAACGCCCGAAAATGGGTTTTGGTATCCCCCTCGATCGCTGGTTGCGAAACGAACTGAGGGATTGGGCAGAAGATTTACTGAGCGAGCAGCGGTTAGAGCAAGAAGGTTTTTTCAATCCCCAACCGATTCGCCAGAAGTGGCAAGAGCATCTATCGGGTACGCGAAATTGGCAATATCATTTGTGGGACGTACTAATGTTTCAATCTTGGCTAGAGGCGCAATAG
- a CDS encoding glycosyltransferase family 4 protein produces MNLTLVINSLGAGGAERVLSIMANYWAEKKWKITLLTFDDGREAPFYELDNHINHIPLNIASNSFDFLAAIGNNVKRLKRLRSAMSHSKPNAVISFMDKTNVLTLLATYQLKIPILISERVDTSAYKISNSWEMLRRLSYPLADKLVLQTQAAKENFPLARQLDISIIPNPILAPPDSREILVRQLLHKPSLIAMGRLTAQKGFDLLLQAFNKIQKSFPEWKLIILGEGELRQELESLRDRLGLRDYVNFIGKVKNPYEFFLQADIFVLASRFEGFPNALCEAMACGLPVISTDCANGPREIIRNGIDGILVPNQDVSALAEAMERLMADERERIRLATRAKEITERFSLEKVMLMWETLLLECVGGD; encoded by the coding sequence ATGAATTTAACTTTAGTGATAAATTCTCTTGGTGCAGGAGGTGCTGAACGAGTTCTATCTATTATGGCAAACTATTGGGCAGAAAAAAAATGGAAAATAACCCTGTTAACTTTTGATGATGGTCGAGAAGCACCATTTTATGAATTAGATAACCACATCAATCATATTCCCTTAAATATTGCAAGTAACTCCTTCGATTTTTTGGCGGCTATTGGAAACAATGTTAAACGATTAAAACGCTTGCGTTCAGCGATGTCTCATAGCAAACCAAATGCTGTAATCAGTTTCATGGATAAAACTAATGTACTGACATTACTGGCAACATATCAATTAAAGATACCAATTCTTATATCAGAACGTGTAGATACTTCAGCCTACAAAATTTCTAACAGTTGGGAAATGCTGCGTAGGTTGAGTTATCCTTTAGCAGATAAACTTGTGCTTCAGACCCAGGCAGCAAAAGAAAATTTTCCTCTGGCACGGCAACTAGATATTTCAATCATACCAAATCCAATCCTAGCTCCTCCTGATTCTAGAGAAATATTAGTTAGGCAGCTACTACACAAACCATCGCTTATTGCTATGGGACGACTCACGGCTCAGAAAGGATTCGATCTCTTACTACAAGCTTTTAACAAAATACAAAAGTCTTTTCCGGAATGGAAGTTGATAATTCTAGGAGAAGGGGAACTTCGCCAAGAACTTGAGAGTCTACGCGATCGACTGGGTTTACGAGATTATGTGAATTTTATTGGTAAAGTAAAAAATCCCTATGAATTCTTTCTACAGGCAGATATTTTTGTGCTGGCATCTCGTTTCGAGGGATTTCCCAACGCTCTCTGTGAAGCAATGGCTTGTGGACTTCCTGTTATCTCTACAGATTGTGCTAATGGACCTAGAGAAATTATTCGCAACGGTATTGATGGGATTTTAGTTCCCAATCAAGATGTTTCTGCGTTAGCCGAAGCGATGGAAAGGCTGATGGCAGATGAAAGGGAAAGAATACGGTTAGCTACTCGCGCCAAAGAAATAACAGAGCGATTCAGTCTTGAAAAAGTCATGTTAATGTGGGAAACTTTATTATTAGAGTGCGTTGGAGGTGATTGA
- a CDS encoding class I SAM-dependent methyltransferase, which translates to MINIFEKEIKSGERFEFGKNWRRFLSVLNEERIIEAEKSLKDKLETVSLENKTFLDIGSGSGLFSLAARRLGATVHSFDYDPDSVSCTKELKRRYFMDDPKWKIEEGSVLNKAYLTSLGEFDIVYSWGVLHHTGSMWEALENIDLVVKKNGNLFISIYNDQGGKSVRWRRVKSFYCSSLLGKVIVSSIFIPYFALGGLAVDLVKFKNPTLRYTEYFKSRGMSRFHDWFDWLGGYPFEVAKPEEIFMFFRNKKYLLKQLKTCSGGLGCNEYVFMKQT; encoded by the coding sequence ATGATTAATATATTTGAAAAAGAAATTAAGAGCGGAGAGCGATTTGAATTCGGCAAAAACTGGAGACGTTTTTTGTCAGTTCTTAATGAAGAACGAATTATCGAGGCAGAAAAATCTTTAAAAGATAAATTAGAAACTGTAAGTTTAGAAAATAAAACATTTCTTGATATTGGATCGGGTAGTGGATTGTTTTCTTTAGCTGCCCGTCGTTTAGGAGCCACTGTTCATTCTTTTGACTACGATCCAGACTCAGTAAGTTGTACCAAAGAGTTAAAGCGTCGTTATTTTATGGACGATCCTAAATGGAAAATTGAGGAAGGCTCAGTTTTAAATAAAGCTTATCTAACTTCATTAGGAGAGTTTGATATAGTTTATTCTTGGGGAGTGTTACATCATACTGGGTCAATGTGGGAAGCCTTAGAAAATATTGATTTAGTTGTTAAAAAAAATGGTAATTTGTTTATATCTATTTATAACGATCAGGGGGGAAAATCTGTCAGGTGGAGAAGAGTGAAATCTTTTTACTGTTCTAGTTTGTTAGGTAAAGTGATAGTTTCAAGTATATTTATCCCTTATTTTGCTTTAGGAGGATTAGCCGTAGACCTCGTAAAATTTAAAAATCCTACTTTACGTTATACTGAGTATTTTAAATCGCGGGGTATGTCGCGATTTCACGATTGGTTTGATTGGCTGGGAGGCTATCCTTTTGAAGTAGCAAAGCCCGAAGAAATTTTTATGTTTTTTCGCAATAAAAAATATTTATTAAAACAATTAAAAACTTGTAGCGGTGGATTGGGATGTAATGAATATGTCTTTATGAAGCAGACATGA